The following DNA comes from Gemella massiliensis.
ATGAAGCGGGTGTTAAAGTAATACCTGTAGTCCCTTCAGTAAAAACTGCAAAAAAAATGGAAGACTTAGGTGCAACAGCTGTAATAGTAGAAGGTATGGAAGCCGGCGGTCACGTAGGCGAGACAACAACAATGTCCCTAGTACCGCAAGTAGCCAGTGCAGTGTCTATCCCTGTAATCGCAGCAGGAGGCATAGGTGACGGGCGTGGTGTCGCTGCAGCTTTTTGTCTTGGTGCCAGCGGCATTCAAGTTGGAACTTTGTTTTTAGCAACTGATGAATGTCCGATTTCAAAAGAGTACAAAGAAGCAATTATCTCGGCAACAGATACATCAACAACGCTTACGGGTACAAAATTCGGTGCTCCTGTTCGCTGTTTAAAAAATGACTTAACAACACGTTACCATGAATTAGAAGAAAAATCGAATACTTTAATGGAACTTGAAGAATTAACACTCGGTTCTTTAAGACGCGCGGTATATGAAGGAGATATAGTAAACGGCTCTGTTATGTCAGGACAAATCGCCGGATTAGTCAAAGAAATACAACCGGTTAAAACGGTTATACAAACATTATTTAAAGAAGCCAATGAAGTATTGGAAAAAACTAAAATTTAAGTTTTTACTACTACTTCACAACTACAGAAGTAACAACAAAAAACTTTGTGTATAATTTATTCTTCACCTAAGTCCATTATTTGTGTAACAAGGGGAGGTTAAAGTTATGGTTAATTATAGTAATATTTTAGTGTCTATAATTGGTATAATAATAGTTATTATAGGCATATATATAATCTACAAACTAATAAAAAAATTAAAGTAAGAATATGTCTATATGAAAACAAAATTAGTTAATAACAGATAGTGAATTTTATTTAACAAAATTAGATTAATTATAATATACTGAAAACTTTATATATGCCATTTTTAATCTTTATTAGTATTGCGATAACCGTTAAAAAGAGATTACTCAATTTATGCTGAGTAATCTCTTTTAATATTAGAATTTATTTTTTTCTACGTTTATATATTACCTGATCGCCGGTATTTCGTTTTTGAAGACGATCATTTCTTGAATTTATTTGAGCGGTTTTTTGAGAATTTTCTTCCTTTAATGTCGGTTCAACATTAATCTCTTCTTTTTGAATATCAATATTTTTAGAGAAGGTTTCATTTTCTTCCGTATTAAATTGACTATTATTAGAGTTAAAATCCTGTTTTTGTGCGCTAAACTCTACATTTTGGTTATTAAATCTAGGGTTAAAACCTTGATTATTAGGATTTACCTGTTCGTTAGGATTAAAACTTTGAGCTGTTCTATTGTTAGTGTTAAATTGACCTTGATTATTAGGGTTGACGTTTCGACCATCTCCATTGAACTGAGAATGATTAAAGTTTTGACCTTGATTATTAAATTGAGAATTTTGTCCATTAAATCTTGGATTAACACCTTGGCTGTTAGGTCTTGGTTGTCCGCTTGCAAAATTTCCTTGTCCTCTTTGGTTATTAGAATTAAAACTTTGAGCATTTTGATTATTTCTATCGTAAGCTGTGTTGCGGTTTATCGGATTACCGAACTGGTCAAATTGCCCTCCTTGTTTAAAGTTTGGAATAGGATTACCAAATTGATCATATTGAACAAATTGTGAGTAGTACGCCTTAGCTTGCGGTGTCTGTCTTACAAAAAATTTAATAAAATCATCATTTTTATTAGTTTCAAGCGCATTAGAAGGTAATGACATTAGTATGAAGAAAAATCCTATAACATAAATAAATGATATTATGTATATTGTAAAGTAATTTAATAAATAAAACAATACAATTAAAATAGCCAATCCCCAGTTAGTAAAACCTACATCTCTTAAGCGACGTGCATAGCTTGCTGTTATAGGAATTAATATAATAATACCTATAACTATTAAAATAAAAATAACCGCTATACTGGTAGTTGCGGTAGATGCCGCATCAGCGAAAGAATTACCGGAAAAGTAATCATAATTACGATAAGCACGAGATGTAATTCCGGCAAAAGAAGCAAATACACTATAAAAAAATACAATTAATACAATTAAAAATCCAACGTGAATAGTTCCGACCGGAAACCAATGCCCGGCACGTGAAGAATAACCGTTAAAATCTACAAAACCTTTAAAAAAATCACTAAAAGCGGATCCAAAGGTAACGTGTTTTTTTCTTTGATCTATCATAAAATCCTCCTTAAAAAATAAACTTAGAATAATATACTAATAATATAATATCTATATAAATAAGTCAATTAAAACAAGGAATTTTATAAAGTGATTACCACTACAAACATTGCTATTAAGTTCGTTGCTGTTCTTAGTGGTGGAATACTAGCTTCACCTGAGATTATAAGCTCAGGTGAACCTTAAGGAAACTGCGTAGCAGTTAGTTCTTAAGGTTGCCACACCACTATAAAATCAGCAAAAAATAATATTTTGTATATAAATATATAGATTTACAATAAGGGGGATAATTTGTTTATCCAATCTTAAGTCTGGTTATACTTTTACCATAAATAATATAATATAGTAAGAAAATATATTTAGATAAAAAATAATATTTAAAATTTATATATAGAATAAAATTATAAATGGAAACATAGTGAATTATTAGATATGGAATTTTATAATTCACTATTTTTTATTTTTTGATTGATATTTTTTGTTGTTAAAAAGTTAAAGTAAATGATATTAAATTTGAAAGTAGAGTGTTTTTAAGGTATAATTGTTTAGAAGAATATAGTTTAGGATTTATGTGATGATTGAGATAATTGTTAATTCAAATAATAAAAATTCGCTAAAAAAATTAGCGGAACTTGAATGTTGTTTAAAACAGGAAAGAATAGTTTATAAAGTATTAAAAACATCAGAAAAAGAAAATGCAACATCGCTTATGGACAAAATAAAAGGTGATAATCTTATTGTTATAGGTGGTGACGGAACGATAAACGAAGTCATGAATAATTACCACAAGGAAAATATTATTTATTTTGCCAGTGGATCCGGAAATGATTTAGGTCGTTCTTTGCAACTTGATAAAAAAGTATCAAAGGTAACGAAACTTTTAGAAAACGGAGAAATCACTTATTATGATGTTGGTGAGATAGATGGAAGAAAATTTTGTACAGGTTTTGATATAGGGTATAACGCTGATGTTATCAGAAGGGTTGAAAGTTCGAAGTTTAAAAAATATTTTAGGAAGTATATTTATTTATTTTGCGGGATTATAAGTATTTTAAATTTAAAAAAATATAATGCTGAAATAATCTTTAATAATAAAAAAATAGAAACTACTAAACTGTATCTATTAAATGTGATGTTACAACCTTATGAAGGGGGAGGAGTAAAATTTTCCCATACTGCAAGCGGTAAAGACGGCATGTTCCATATATTAATTATGAGAAACATGAATCCGCCACTTTTTGTTTATAATTATTTATGTTTACTATTAAAACGTCATGACAAATTAAAAAAAGTGGAAATATATACTGCTAAAACATTAACGGTAAAAACAAATCAAAATTATTACCAAGTTGACGGAGAATTAATAAAAAATAAAAAACAACTAATGCTAAAATGTTTAGAGAAATATTATAAAATTAAAAAATAAAATAGAAATTTTAAAAATATTATATTGGTAATATGTAGTTATAGTTGTAAATATTTTGAGCTAATTTAAAATATTAAGGTAATTTCTCCTAAATTGTTCCAATTATTTATAGAAATTATAGAAACTTTTTAAAATTTTGTACGTATCTATGTGTGTAACATTAATGTAATAGACAACAGTTAAAATAAGTGATAGAATGGATAGAAGATAATTTTATAAAGTTAGGAATTAGAGAAATGTCAAGAAGAAATAAAAGAAATTTTGAAGAGGAATCCGGTAGAAAAATAGGTGGTTTTGATATCATAAACGGTATATTAAGTGCTGTGCTGTTAATAAGCGGGGTACTGGTCGGATACACCATGCTGAAGTATAATTTTTTAAATTTTAGAGGTGTTAATTATATACTGTTAGCTGTAATTATTTTTGTATTTATTATTTCTATAGTGTTATTAATAAAAAGAAAAGCAAAACTTTTTACAACCATAGCTTTATTGATTTTAAATGTAATATTAATATTTACATTTTTACAATTCAGAACAGCGATAAACTTATTTAATAACCTGAACAACACAGCCGGTGTCAATGAATATACCATGAGTGTTGTAGTATTAAAAAATAATAAAGCAAATAACTTAAAAGATATTGCCGGTGAACAAATAGCCGCACCTGTTTCGGCAGACGGTGAAAATATTAATAAACTGATGAAAAATATTCGTGATAATGAGAAGCTAAGTTTAAACTTGGTAGAAGTAAAAAACTATGTAACCGGTTATGAACAGCTCAAAAGTGGGAAAACTCAAGCGATGATATTAAATAGTTCATATGAGAGTTTCATCACAGCGCAATATCCGGAGTTTTTAGAAAATACTAAGAAAATTTATGAATTTAAGATAACAAAAGCGGTAACTGCAAAAAATAATGCGAAAGCAGGGGATACCTTTAACGTTTATATCAGCGGTATTGATACTTACGGGCCTATCTCATCGGTATCACGTTCAGATGTCAATATAATTATGACTGTAAATAAAAACACCGGAAAAATATTACTAACGACTACACCGCGTGATTCTTACGTGAAAATTGCAGACGGCGGTAATAATCAATATGATAAACTGACCCATGCCGGAGTTTATGGGGTGGATGCTTCTATACATACTCTCGAAAATCTATATGGAATTAAAATAGATTATTATGCAAGGCTTAATTTTACATCGTTCTTGAAGTTAATTGATACACTTGGGGGAATAGATGTTTATAACGATCAAAGTTTTAAATCACATATTGGCGGTTATGATTTCAGTCCCGGTATGGTTCACCTTGACTCACAACATGCTCTTGCTTTTGTTAGAGAACGTTACGGTTTAACCGGTGGAGATAATGATCGTGGTAAAAATCAAGAAAAAGTTATTGCGGCAATTATCAAAAAACTTTCTTCTAAAGAAGGGTTGGCAAACTATAACAGTATAATTAAAGAACTTAGCGAATCTATCCAAACTAATATGCCGTTGGAAACAGCGATGAGCTTGGCAAACGAGCAACTTAGTGCAGGAAAAGATTACACCGTATCATCACAAGCTTTAACAGGACATGGTACAATGGGACTACCGTCATATGCAATGCCGGGGGCTAATCTTTATATGACACAAATAGATAATAACAGTTTAAAAGAAGTTAGTGAAAATATTAAAAATGTATTGGATGGGAAATAATTAATGAAAGATTCACACAGGATGATAGATATTCACTCCCATATTGTGTTTGGAGTGGATGACGGAGCTAAAACAAAAGAAGATACTGAAGATCTCCTTAGAGAAAGCTTTAAACAAGGTGTCGGAACAATAATAGCGACACCTCACCGTAGACGCGGGATGTTTGAAGAAAGTATCGAAACCATAAAAGAAAATTTTAAAGAAGTAGAAAAAATAGCTAAAAATATTTCGGAAGATTTGAATGTTTATTTGGGGAGTGAGATTTTCTACAAGGAAGGGGAACTTGCTAATATTGAAAGTAGAAAATACCCGACATTGGCAGGCACTGATTATATATTGGTAGAATTTTCTTACGGAATCAGCTATAGAGAAATGTACAAAGCATTAAACGGAATAATTTTATTAGGATTATCACCGGTGATAGCTCATATAGAAAGATACGCTTGTCTTGAAAAAGATTTAAATCATGTTCAAGAATTAATAAATATGGGGTGTTATATGCAGGTTAATGCGGCAAGTGTCTTAAAAACGAAACTTTTTGGCGATAAACATAAACACTATAAAAAGCGTGCAAAAAAATATTTGGACGGCGAACTCGTACATTTTATAGCATCGGATATGCACAATATGACCTTACGAAGACCCCATATGAGAGAAGCATACGATATAATAGAAAAGAAATACGGAACGACAGTGGCTTATGAATTATTTGAAAAAAATGCCGAAAGGCTACTAATGAATAAAATTATATAAAGCGAAAGGAAATAATAATGAACAACAACGAACAAGATTTTGTGCAAATAGATATACTATTTCTATTGAGAAAGTTATGGAGTCAAAAATTAGTTATAGCGGTAATTTCGCTAACATTTACGGTGGTGGCGTTAGCTTACAGTCTATTTGTTGCGACACCGAAATACCAAAGTACAACCAAAGTATATGTTGTTAATCAAAAAAATGACAATAAAGCGATAACAACACAAGATGTTCAACTGGGAACGCTTTTGGTAAAAGACTATAAAGAAATCATTCTTTCTAATAAAGTATTAGAAGATGTCATTTCACAGAACGGTTTGACATTGTCGACAAAAACATTGGCTTCAAAAATTAATGTAGATGCACCGAAAGATACTCGTATTATTTCTATTTCGGTAACTGATAAAGATCCGGAAGCGGCCAGTAAATTAGCAAACGCCGTAAAAGAAGTATCAGCCGCTAAAATTAAAGAAGTAACAAAAATTGATGATGTAACAACATTGGAAGAAGCAAAACCGGCAGTGGTACCAAGTTCACCGAATATAGTGAAAAACGCTGTTTTGGCTACAGTATTAGGTTTTATCATATCGGTATTAGGTGTTATATTATTAGAACTACTGGACGACAGAATACGTAGACCTGAAGATATAGAAGAAGGATTAGATATGGTGTTGTTAGGGATAATACCTGATACAAAAGGAAATAAAAAATAGGAGGATAATATGGCGGAAATAAGTGTACTGAATAATGAAAAAATAGTAGATTCATCTATAAAAGAATATTACAATGCGTTAAGAACAAATGTGCAATTTCTTGGTAAAGATATTAAAGTAATAGCCATAACATCAACAAGTGAGAACGAAGGGAAAAGTACGGTGTCTATAAACTTG
Coding sequences within:
- a CDS encoding DUF561 domain-containing protein, whose translation is MNITEVLNIEYPIIQGGMAQIARYELVSAVSNAGGLGVLATGGSTAEELRFQIQECKKLTSKPFAVNLMLMMPNVEELIDILIEEGVKVVTTGAGTPRKFMPRLNEAGVKVIPVVPSVKTAKKMEDLGATAVIVEGMEAGGHVGETTTMSLVPQVASAVSIPVIAAGGIGDGRGVAAAFCLGASGIQVGTLFLATDECPISKEYKEAIISATDTSTTLTGTKFGAPVRCLKNDLTTRYHELEEKSNTLMELEELTLGSLRRAVYEGDIVNGSVMSGQIAGLVKEIQPVKTVIQTLFKEANEVLEKTKI
- a CDS encoding DUF805 domain-containing protein, translated to MIDQRKKHVTFGSAFSDFFKGFVDFNGYSSRAGHWFPVGTIHVGFLIVLIVFFYSVFASFAGITSRAYRNYDYFSGNSFADAASTATTSIAVIFILIVIGIIILIPITASYARRLRDVGFTNWGLAILIVLFYLLNYFTIYIISFIYVIGFFFILMSLPSNALETNKNDDFIKFFVRQTPQAKAYYSQFVQYDQFGNPIPNFKQGGQFDQFGNPINRNTAYDRNNQNAQSFNSNNQRGQGNFASGQPRPNSQGVNPRFNGQNSQFNNQGQNFNHSQFNGDGRNVNPNNQGQFNTNNRTAQSFNPNEQVNPNNQGFNPRFNNQNVEFSAQKQDFNSNNSQFNTEENETFSKNIDIQKEEINVEPTLKEENSQKTAQINSRNDRLQKRNTGDQVIYKRRKK
- a CDS encoding Wzz/FepE/Etk N-terminal domain-containing protein, giving the protein MNNNEQDFVQIDILFLLRKLWSQKLVIAVISLTFTVVALAYSLFVATPKYQSTTKVYVVNQKNDNKAITTQDVQLGTLLVKDYKEIILSNKVLEDVISQNGLTLSTKTLASKINVDAPKDTRIISISVTDKDPEAASKLANAVKEVSAAKIKEVTKIDDVTTLEEAKPAVVPSSPNIVKNAVLATVLGFIISVLGVILLELLDDRIRRPEDIEEGLDMVLLGIIPDTKGNKK
- a CDS encoding CpsB/CapC family capsule biosynthesis tyrosine phosphatase, with amino-acid sequence MKDSHRMIDIHSHIVFGVDDGAKTKEDTEDLLRESFKQGVGTIIATPHRRRGMFEESIETIKENFKEVEKIAKNISEDLNVYLGSEIFYKEGELANIESRKYPTLAGTDYILVEFSYGISYREMYKALNGIILLGLSPVIAHIERYACLEKDLNHVQELINMGCYMQVNAASVLKTKLFGDKHKHYKKRAKKYLDGELVHFIASDMHNMTLRRPHMREAYDIIEKKYGTTVAYELFEKNAERLLMNKII
- a CDS encoding diacylglycerol/lipid kinase family protein yields the protein MIEIIVNSNNKNSLKKLAELECCLKQERIVYKVLKTSEKENATSLMDKIKGDNLIVIGGDGTINEVMNNYHKENIIYFASGSGNDLGRSLQLDKKVSKVTKLLENGEITYYDVGEIDGRKFCTGFDIGYNADVIRRVESSKFKKYFRKYIYLFCGIISILNLKKYNAEIIFNNKKIETTKLYLLNVMLQPYEGGGVKFSHTASGKDGMFHILIMRNMNPPLFVYNYLCLLLKRHDKLKKVEIYTAKTLTVKTNQNYYQVDGELIKNKKQLMLKCLEKYYKIKK
- the cpsA gene encoding LCP family glycopolymer transferase CpsA; its protein translation is MIEWIEDNFIKLGIREMSRRNKRNFEEESGRKIGGFDIINGILSAVLLISGVLVGYTMLKYNFLNFRGVNYILLAVIIFVFIISIVLLIKRKAKLFTTIALLILNVILIFTFLQFRTAINLFNNLNNTAGVNEYTMSVVVLKNNKANNLKDIAGEQIAAPVSADGENINKLMKNIRDNEKLSLNLVEVKNYVTGYEQLKSGKTQAMILNSSYESFITAQYPEFLENTKKIYEFKITKAVTAKNNAKAGDTFNVYISGIDTYGPISSVSRSDVNIIMTVNKNTGKILLTTTPRDSYVKIADGGNNQYDKLTHAGVYGVDASIHTLENLYGIKIDYYARLNFTSFLKLIDTLGGIDVYNDQSFKSHIGGYDFSPGMVHLDSQHALAFVRERYGLTGGDNDRGKNQEKVIAAIIKKLSSKEGLANYNSIIKELSESIQTNMPLETAMSLANEQLSAGKDYTVSSQALTGHGTMGLPSYAMPGANLYMTQIDNNSLKEVSENIKNVLDGK